From a single Pirellulales bacterium genomic region:
- a CDS encoding HAMP domain-containing sensor histidine kinase gives MSRPWQIWLTFAGCLAVAVAAVGWLSVKALQADQARAEARHEAAIEENARLALWRMDSFMTPIVAKENARPSFIYNAFYSAQREYGQMGDGDSKAESLIPSPLLFQATPYVLLHWQMNSKKQWTSPEVPAGPFHNRAVPKYLSEQQFRTNSEHLNGLQKTLDTPQLETELPQPVASVESEIKVAEKELLDLQTQLDGVRLALKLPPRVVSLSDASVPDRGSPLGESEVVAWLHVGGLQHWAPPNGLPASSKSNEYQTYRQSQTALIKSPTVLQDALKLDGITDLPLLRAQAEPLRFLEDNIIVVAPLDSELLQIKMRGTDPEQLVKIVNAVKDSYIQHVVQTEGKEDVEKLALLEVAINKKKQELSDIRDQQQMTQGARSFNEYQARAKTFAQNNIAQQDGSANQESTNPANPPAEQAASEAMASVMTPLWLNNKLLLARRVTIAGNEVLQGCLLNWPALKEQMLSDIKDLLPQADLQPVVNLSEDSESHRLASLPVMLIPGALAEVNSPGLSPIRQSLLIAWSALLLTAIAGAIVLQGVITLSERRAAFVSAVTHELRTPLTTFRMYAEMLSEGMVATDAERRQYLDTLRVEADRLTHLVANVLAYARLERGRPGGRVETLSLEKLLAVATQRLSERAAQAQFQLNVESGVDVLACTVRADPAAVEQILFNLVDNACKYAASATDRTLHLSATHDGRQLKISVRDHGPGISSADQRRLFQAFRKSAQEAAHSAPGVGLGLALSRRLAQDMHGDLCYESRSDGACFVLSL, from the coding sequence ATGTCCCGTCCCTGGCAAATTTGGCTTACCTTCGCCGGCTGTTTGGCCGTGGCTGTGGCCGCCGTGGGGTGGCTCAGTGTGAAAGCGCTCCAAGCGGATCAGGCTCGAGCGGAAGCCCGGCATGAAGCTGCCATTGAAGAAAACGCGCGCCTGGCCCTGTGGCGCATGGATTCGTTCATGACGCCCATCGTGGCCAAGGAAAATGCGCGGCCCTCCTTCATATACAATGCGTTCTATTCTGCTCAGCGAGAATACGGGCAGATGGGCGATGGAGACAGCAAGGCGGAAAGTCTGATTCCGTCTCCGCTATTGTTTCAAGCAACGCCCTACGTTCTGCTTCATTGGCAAATGAATTCAAAGAAGCAATGGACATCTCCCGAAGTTCCCGCTGGGCCATTTCATAACCGGGCGGTGCCGAAGTATCTGAGTGAGCAGCAATTCCGCACTAATTCCGAGCATTTGAATGGCTTGCAAAAAACACTCGATACTCCACAACTCGAGACGGAATTGCCGCAGCCAGTGGCTTCGGTCGAGAGTGAAATCAAAGTAGCGGAAAAGGAACTGTTGGATTTGCAGACTCAACTGGACGGGGTCAGGCTGGCGTTAAAACTCCCGCCACGTGTGGTGAGCTTAAGTGATGCTTCTGTGCCTGATAGAGGAAGTCCATTGGGAGAAAGCGAAGTGGTTGCGTGGCTTCACGTGGGAGGTCTACAGCATTGGGCACCGCCAAATGGCCTGCCTGCTAGCAGCAAATCGAATGAATATCAGACGTACCGCCAATCTCAAACAGCACTGATTAAAAGCCCAACGGTGTTGCAAGACGCACTCAAGCTAGACGGAATTACCGATCTACCCCTCTTGCGTGCTCAGGCAGAACCGCTTCGTTTCCTGGAGGACAACATCATAGTTGTCGCTCCCTTGGACAGCGAGCTGTTGCAAATCAAAATGCGCGGCACAGACCCCGAGCAGCTAGTGAAAATTGTCAATGCCGTAAAAGATTCATATATACAGCACGTTGTTCAAACGGAAGGAAAAGAGGACGTCGAAAAGCTCGCTTTATTAGAAGTTGCTATAAACAAAAAAAAACAGGAGCTAAGTGATATTCGTGATCAACAACAAATGACACAAGGGGCGCGCAGTTTTAATGAGTATCAGGCCCGGGCTAAAACGTTCGCTCAAAACAATATTGCCCAGCAAGACGGCAGCGCGAATCAAGAGTCAACGAATCCTGCAAATCCCCCGGCAGAGCAAGCAGCCTCAGAAGCGATGGCCTCAGTGATGACGCCATTGTGGCTTAACAATAAGTTACTGCTAGCTCGACGCGTGACAATTGCCGGTAATGAAGTCCTCCAAGGATGTTTGCTTAACTGGCCAGCTCTTAAAGAGCAAATGCTCAGTGATATCAAAGATTTGCTCCCCCAGGCCGATCTGCAGCCCGTGGTAAATCTCTCAGAAGATTCGGAGAGCCATCGGTTAGCTTCCTTGCCCGTGATGTTGATTCCTGGCGCGCTTGCGGAAGTCAATTCACCGGGCCTTTCGCCCATCAGGCAGTCGCTGCTCATTGCCTGGAGCGCATTGCTGCTAACGGCCATCGCTGGCGCGATCGTATTGCAAGGTGTAATTACCCTCAGCGAGCGCCGGGCGGCGTTTGTCTCGGCCGTAACGCACGAGTTGCGCACGCCGCTGACGACGTTTCGCATGTATGCCGAAATGCTTAGCGAAGGGATGGTCGCCACCGACGCGGAACGCCGCCAGTATTTGGATACGCTCCGCGTCGAGGCCGATCGGCTTACGCACCTGGTTGCCAATGTGTTGGCCTATGCTCGGTTGGAGCGTGGCCGGCCCGGCGGTCGCGTCGAAACACTCAGCCTCGAAAAACTCCTGGCCGTGGCCACACAGCGCTTGAGCGAGCGCGCGGCCCAGGCTCAATTCCAGTTGAACGTGGAGTCCGGGGTAGATGTTTTGGCTTGCACAGTGCGGGCCGATCCCGCGGCGGTCGAGCAAATTCTGTTTAATCTGGTCGACAACGCCTGCAAATATGCGGCCTCGGCAACCGATCGTACGCTGCACTTATCGGCGACGCACGATGGTAGGCAATTGAAAATCAGCGTGCGCGATCATGGCCCTGGCATTTCTTCTGCCGACCAGCGCCGTTTATTCCAAGCATTTCGCAAATCAGCACAAGAGGCCGCGCATTCGGCTCCCGGCGTGGGTTTGGGATTGGCGCTCAGCCGACGTCTAGCTCAAGACATGCACGGCGATTTATGCTACGAATCTAGGTCCGATGGGGCATGCTTCGTTTTGTCGCTGC
- a CDS encoding response regulator transcription factor, whose product MQSQTVLAVEDDAAIRRGIVDALRFAGYGVFEAARGDTGRQMAVERSYDLLLLDLVLPGCDGLEILRAVREIRPTQPIIILTARGEEHDRVEGLRLGADDYVVKPFSVKELLARVEAVLRRSPERPRENSHVEFAGGVADLARLELRFSDGQRVDLSEREAELLRYLAANSGRAISRDELLLRVWRLNPRGVSTRTIDMHVTRLREKLRDDPNQPRLLLTVRGTGYMFANSSAP is encoded by the coding sequence ATGCAATCTCAAACCGTTCTCGCCGTCGAAGACGATGCCGCCATTCGCCGCGGCATTGTCGACGCCTTGCGCTTTGCCGGCTACGGTGTGTTCGAGGCCGCGCGGGGCGATACCGGCCGCCAAATGGCCGTGGAGCGCTCGTACGATTTGCTGCTCCTTGACTTGGTGTTGCCCGGCTGCGACGGGCTTGAGATCCTGCGCGCCGTGCGCGAAATCCGCCCCACGCAGCCGATCATTATTCTCACGGCCCGGGGCGAGGAGCACGACCGTGTGGAAGGCCTGCGATTGGGCGCGGATGATTACGTCGTCAAACCGTTTAGTGTGAAGGAACTGTTGGCCCGAGTCGAAGCCGTGCTACGCCGTTCGCCGGAGCGGCCCCGCGAAAACTCGCACGTTGAATTCGCTGGCGGCGTGGCTGATTTAGCACGTTTAGAGCTGCGATTTTCCGACGGACAGCGCGTGGACCTTTCGGAAAGGGAGGCCGAATTATTGCGTTATCTCGCCGCCAACAGCGGTCGGGCTATTTCCCGCGACGAACTGCTGCTGCGCGTCTGGCGGCTTAATCCACGTGGCGTGTCGACCCGCACCATCGACATGCACGTGACTCGCCTGCGCGAAAAACTGCGCGACGACCCTAATCAACCACGTCTGCTGCTCACCGTCCGCGGCACCGGCTACATGTTCGCAAACTCTTCTGCCCCGTAA